The Halobellus sp. MBLA0158 genome has a window encoding:
- a CDS encoding bifunctional methylenetetrahydrofolate dehydrogenase/methenyltetrahydrofolate cyclohydrolase has translation MTEIIDGNAVAQDVRDGLLDSIETLTEAGTTPCLATVLMNNDPASASYVRMKHEDCEEVGIATKDVEIDPEAPAEELFDTIDELNADPEVHGILVQMPLPDHVDEREVLRSIDPAKDVDGFHPENVGRLVAGNARYKPCTPHGVQKLLEAADVETEGAEAVVVGRSNIVGKPMANLLIQKDKGGNATVTVCHSRTDDLAEKTRNADIVIAAAGVPEMIDGEMLTEGTVVIDVGINRVETDEGSELIGDVEYESAKEKASAITPVPGGVGPMTRAMLLWNTVKAAGDVAGIDVDLP, from the coding sequence ATGACGGAGATCATCGACGGCAACGCCGTCGCCCAGGACGTCCGAGACGGCCTCCTCGACAGCATCGAGACGCTGACCGAGGCGGGGACGACGCCGTGTCTCGCGACCGTACTGATGAACAACGACCCCGCGAGCGCCTCGTACGTCCGGATGAAACACGAGGACTGCGAGGAGGTCGGCATCGCGACGAAGGACGTCGAGATCGACCCCGAGGCCCCGGCCGAGGAACTGTTCGACACCATCGACGAACTCAACGCCGACCCCGAGGTCCACGGCATCCTCGTCCAGATGCCCCTCCCCGACCACGTCGACGAGCGCGAGGTCCTGCGGAGCATCGACCCCGCGAAGGACGTCGACGGCTTCCACCCCGAGAACGTCGGCCGCCTCGTCGCGGGCAACGCCCGGTACAAGCCCTGTACGCCCCACGGCGTCCAGAAGCTCCTCGAAGCCGCGGACGTCGAAACCGAGGGCGCGGAAGCCGTCGTCGTCGGCCGCTCGAACATCGTCGGCAAGCCGATGGCGAACCTCCTGATCCAGAAGGACAAGGGCGGCAACGCGACCGTGACGGTCTGTCACTCCCGCACCGACGACCTCGCCGAGAAGACCCGCAACGCCGACATCGTCATCGCCGCCGCGGGCGTCCCCGAGATGATCGACGGCGAGATGCTCACCGAGGGCACCGTCGTCATCGACGTCGGGATCAACCGCGTCGAGACCGACGAGGGCTCCGAGCTCATCGGCGACGTCGAGTACGAGAGCGCCAAGGAGAAGGCCAGCGCGATCACGCCCGTGCCGGGCGGCGTCGGTCCGATGACCCGCGCGA
- the glyA gene encoding serine hydroxymethyltransferase: MDYSHVRDVDPAVADALSDEVQRQRDTLAMIASENHVSEAVLEAQGSALTNKYAEGYPGERYYAGCEYADEIEELAIERAKELWGAEHVNVQPHSGTQANMGVYLAMLEPGDKILSLDLTHGGHLSHGHPANFTGKTYEVEQYEVDADTGYVDYEDLAEKAETFEPDIIVSGYSAYPREVDFERVQEIAESVDAYHLADIAHITGLVTAGVHASPVGVADFVTGSTHKTIRAGRGGIIMCDEEHADAVDNAVFPGAQGGPLMHNIAGKAVGFKEALSPEFEAYAEQTVANAKALADELREQGLELVSGGTDNHLVLVDLRPSHPDTTGKDVEAALEEAGIVMNANTVPGETRSAFDPSGIRLGTPALTTRGFDEDAVREVGELVVRVVDDYDDEDVVADVSERVQELCDEYPLYE, translated from the coding sequence ATGGATTACAGCCACGTCCGCGACGTCGACCCGGCCGTCGCCGACGCGCTCTCAGACGAGGTACAGCGGCAGCGGGACACGCTGGCGATGATCGCGAGCGAGAACCACGTGAGCGAGGCGGTGCTCGAAGCCCAGGGGAGCGCGCTCACGAACAAGTACGCCGAGGGGTACCCTGGCGAGCGCTACTACGCGGGCTGTGAGTACGCCGACGAGATCGAGGAACTGGCGATCGAGCGCGCGAAGGAGCTGTGGGGCGCAGAGCACGTCAACGTCCAGCCGCACTCGGGGACCCAGGCGAATATGGGCGTCTACCTGGCGATGCTCGAACCGGGCGACAAGATCCTCTCGCTGGATCTGACTCACGGCGGCCACCTCTCGCACGGCCACCCCGCGAACTTCACGGGCAAGACCTACGAGGTCGAGCAGTACGAGGTCGACGCCGACACCGGCTACGTGGATTACGAAGACCTCGCGGAGAAAGCAGAGACCTTCGAGCCCGACATCATCGTCTCTGGGTACTCTGCGTACCCCCGCGAGGTCGACTTCGAGCGGGTGCAGGAGATCGCCGAATCGGTCGACGCCTACCACCTCGCGGACATCGCCCACATCACGGGGCTCGTCACCGCGGGCGTCCACGCCTCGCCCGTCGGCGTCGCCGACTTCGTGACGGGCTCGACGCACAAGACCATCCGCGCCGGTCGCGGCGGGATCATTATGTGCGACGAGGAGCACGCCGACGCCGTCGACAACGCTGTCTTCCCCGGCGCGCAGGGCGGCCCGCTGATGCACAACATCGCGGGCAAGGCCGTCGGCTTCAAAGAGGCGCTCTCGCCCGAATTCGAGGCCTACGCCGAACAGACCGTCGCGAACGCCAAGGCCCTCGCGGACGAACTCCGCGAGCAGGGACTCGAACTCGTCTCGGGCGGCACCGACAATCACCTCGTGCTCGTGGACCTCCGGCCCTCGCATCCGGACACGACGGGCAAGGACGTCGAGGCCGCCCTCGAGGAGGCCGGCATCGTGATGAACGCGAACACGGTGCCCGGCGAGACGCGCTCGGCCTTCGACCCCAGCGGGATCCGTCTCGGGACGCCGGCGCTGACGACCCGCGGCTTCGACGAGGACGCCGTCCGCGAGGTCGGGGAACTCGTCGTCCGCGTCGTCGACGACTACGACGACGAGGACGTCGTCGCCGACGTGAGCGAGCGGGTCCAGGAACTCTGCGACGAGTACCCGCTCTACGAGTAG
- the tbsP gene encoding transcriptional regulator TbsP — translation MSPASNVLGDSVEHVLSSSLRAASGPVYVIGPSDAVVESLVEFAVGADAPPELRVLAGESQLKSVMGDFLVASHASDLVASGSLDLRSTAEGTSNTLLVTESSVVAVVAAGDSVAGLTTDDESFVESAHEAYRERFEDAEAFRLRTPALSEVRSSLEDDLGGDVRDEFDGVLDSLQSVDGADGIDEVTISLLVAARNEVLLYDVSKWGEDVGIASKATFSRTKSDLEERGLIETEKVPIDVGRPRLRLRLADERLADADLDELAAVARDLLN, via the coding sequence ATGTCCCCCGCGTCGAACGTGCTCGGAGACAGCGTCGAGCACGTCCTGTCGTCGTCCCTCCGGGCGGCCTCGGGCCCCGTCTACGTGATCGGGCCGAGCGACGCCGTCGTGGAATCGCTCGTCGAGTTCGCCGTCGGCGCCGACGCGCCGCCCGAACTCCGGGTCCTCGCCGGCGAGTCGCAGTTGAAGTCGGTGATGGGCGACTTCCTCGTCGCCAGCCACGCGTCCGATCTCGTCGCGTCCGGATCCCTGGACCTCCGGAGCACCGCAGAGGGCACGTCGAACACGCTCTTGGTGACGGAGTCGTCCGTCGTCGCCGTCGTCGCGGCCGGCGACAGCGTGGCCGGCCTGACGACCGACGACGAGTCCTTCGTCGAGAGCGCCCACGAGGCGTACCGCGAGCGCTTCGAGGACGCCGAGGCGTTCCGTCTCCGGACGCCGGCGCTCTCCGAGGTCCGGTCGTCGCTCGAAGACGACCTCGGCGGCGACGTCCGGGACGAGTTCGACGGGGTCCTCGACTCGCTTCAGTCGGTCGACGGCGCGGACGGCATCGACGAGGTGACGATCAGCCTGCTCGTCGCCGCCCGGAACGAGGTGCTCCTCTACGACGTCTCGAAGTGGGGCGAAGACGTCGGTATCGCGAGCAAGGCGACGTTCTCCCGCACGAAGAGCGACCTCGAAGAGCGAGGGCTGATCGAGACCGAGAAGGTCCCGATCGACGTGGGTCGGCCCCGCCTTCGGCTCCGCCTCGCGGACGAGCGCCTCGCCGACGCCGACCTCGACGAGCTCGCGGCCGTCGCGCGCGACCTCCTGAACTGA
- a CDS encoding YcaO-like family protein, with protein sequence MPYEIELAGSGPAAAAARAAFEDVDATVGTGFDDPALTLAVVPAGRDAAGLVGSDDRLVLVEIGGVGGRPVESLDAAVSVFDADGPRFDDLRTRVAATTDAEGSPSGDRSAVRLAGAVAGRRAVALLAGDTSVADTTVEVSGTGIAAERPVLPVPDPDSRDRTVRRDHRSVDVDDSLARAEQALDERTGLVAQVGERESFPVPYYLAQIATTEGFSDARAAEFAAGVDPDWDVAFMKALGEGLERYCAGVYRQTEFTVAPERTRSRPVPPSAFVLPEDTTPVDPDTPTPWVAGEDLHTGESASLPAEFVHYPPPSERHTPAITTGLGLGNSGTEALLSGLYEVIERDATMLAWYSSFEPLGLSVPDSRYDELRKRARAEDLSVTSLLVTQDVDVPVVASAVHRDGEWPRFAVGSGASLDPADAARSALAEALQNWMELRSMGPEGAAEEGGAIGEYADFPAAAQDFVDPDVTVPAAEVGPADVPAGEAELSEALDRVADAGLDAYAARTTTADVASLGFEAVRVLVPAAQPLFQGEPFFGERARTVPESLGFEPQLDRAYHPYP encoded by the coding sequence ATGCCCTACGAGATCGAACTCGCCGGCAGCGGTCCGGCCGCGGCGGCCGCGCGGGCGGCCTTCGAGGACGTCGACGCGACCGTCGGGACCGGCTTCGACGATCCGGCGCTGACTCTCGCCGTCGTTCCCGCCGGACGGGACGCCGCCGGACTGGTCGGCTCCGACGACCGCCTCGTGCTCGTCGAGATCGGCGGCGTCGGCGGCCGCCCGGTCGAGAGTCTCGACGCCGCGGTCTCGGTGTTCGACGCCGACGGGCCGCGGTTCGACGACCTCCGGACCCGCGTGGCCGCGACGACCGACGCCGAGGGCTCTCCCTCGGGCGACCGCAGCGCGGTTCGACTCGCCGGCGCGGTCGCCGGACGGCGCGCTGTGGCCCTGCTCGCTGGCGATACGAGCGTCGCGGACACCACGGTCGAGGTGTCCGGGACTGGCATCGCGGCCGAGCGGCCGGTACTTCCCGTGCCGGACCCGGACTCGCGGGATCGAACGGTCCGCCGCGACCACCGGTCGGTCGATGTCGACGACTCGCTGGCGCGGGCGGAGCAGGCGCTCGACGAGCGGACCGGACTCGTCGCTCAGGTCGGCGAGCGGGAATCGTTCCCCGTCCCGTACTACCTCGCCCAGATCGCGACGACCGAGGGCTTCAGCGACGCCCGCGCCGCCGAGTTCGCCGCGGGCGTGGACCCCGACTGGGACGTCGCCTTTATGAAGGCGCTCGGCGAGGGACTCGAACGTTACTGCGCCGGCGTCTATCGGCAGACGGAGTTCACGGTCGCGCCGGAGCGCACGCGCTCGCGGCCGGTGCCGCCGTCGGCGTTCGTTCTCCCCGAGGACACCACGCCGGTCGACCCGGACACGCCGACCCCCTGGGTCGCGGGCGAGGACCTCCACACCGGCGAGTCGGCGTCGCTGCCGGCGGAGTTCGTCCACTACCCGCCCCCGTCGGAGCGGCACACGCCGGCGATCACGACCGGCCTCGGACTCGGCAACTCGGGGACGGAGGCGCTGCTCTCGGGGCTCTACGAGGTGATCGAACGCGACGCCACGATGCTCGCGTGGTACTCGTCGTTCGAGCCGCTCGGGCTCTCCGTCCCGGATTCGCGCTACGACGAACTGCGGAAGCGCGCGCGAGCCGAAGACCTGTCGGTGACGTCGCTCCTCGTCACGCAGGACGTCGACGTGCCGGTCGTCGCGAGCGCGGTCCACCGCGACGGCGAGTGGCCGCGGTTCGCCGTCGGCTCGGGGGCCTCGCTGGATCCGGCCGACGCCGCGCGGTCGGCGCTGGCGGAGGCGCTCCAGAACTGGATGGAGCTGCGCTCGATGGGTCCCGAAGGAGCGGCCGAGGAAGGGGGCGCGATCGGGGAGTACGCCGACTTCCCCGCGGCCGCGCAGGACTTCGTCGATCCCGACGTGACGGTGCCGGCCGCGGAGGTGGGTCCCGCGGACGTTCCGGCTGGAGAGGCCGAGCTATCGGAGGCGCTGGATCGCGTCGCCGACGCCGGCCTCGACGCCTACGCCGCGCGGACGACGACGGCGGACGTCGCATCGCTCGGATTCGAGGCGGTCCGGGTGCTCGTGCCGGCGGCGCAGCCGCTGTTCCAGGGCGAACCGTTCTTCGGCGAGCGGGCGCGGACGGTCCCCGAATCGCTGGGGTTCGAACCGCAGTTGGATCGGGCGTATCACCCGTACCCGTAG
- a CDS encoding DUF63 family protein, which produces MSTVADRVGSDPERLWGAGVLLALAALVVGTLVRPEVVYDGFIWHYFWGPVQADANSAVCAVRPGSTVQYLYDAQACANAAEPVAYPGYTLVSEVGYMVTLLVALIGVVFLLRRLDLGTDRTFFYALLPFVFFGGALRVVEDANDAGSAADALISYPLNTLVISPIIYFTVFVITLGAVVAAVAASRADLVERYDRLLFGIGTAIFAVTLGYLVSLVLSGAEGVEFYPQVLVITLVGATLAAAASWWLIERYAPAVNAGTGRIGFVVLWGHAVDGVANVVGLDWMTAIGAGPNLIPKHPVNQFVVDVTGAVLPASVLAVTGDTWPFLVLKLAAATFVLWVFEEEIFEESPRYTILLLVAVLAVGLGPGTRDMLRATFGV; this is translated from the coding sequence ATGTCGACAGTCGCCGACCGGGTCGGATCGGACCCCGAACGCCTCTGGGGGGCGGGCGTCCTCCTGGCGCTTGCGGCCCTCGTCGTCGGGACGCTCGTCCGCCCGGAGGTCGTCTACGACGGCTTCATCTGGCACTACTTCTGGGGCCCCGTTCAGGCCGACGCCAACTCCGCGGTCTGTGCGGTCCGGCCGGGGAGCACGGTCCAGTACCTCTACGACGCGCAGGCGTGTGCGAACGCGGCCGAGCCGGTCGCCTACCCCGGCTACACGCTCGTTTCCGAGGTCGGGTACATGGTGACGCTGCTCGTCGCCCTCATCGGCGTGGTGTTCCTCCTCCGCCGACTCGATCTCGGGACCGACCGGACGTTCTTCTACGCGCTCTTGCCCTTCGTCTTCTTCGGGGGCGCGCTCCGGGTCGTCGAGGACGCGAACGACGCCGGCTCGGCCGCCGACGCGCTCATCAGCTATCCCCTGAACACGCTCGTCATCAGCCCGATCATCTACTTCACGGTCTTCGTCATCACCCTCGGGGCCGTCGTCGCCGCCGTCGCCGCGTCGCGGGCGGACCTCGTCGAGCGCTACGATCGGCTGCTCTTCGGGATCGGGACGGCGATCTTCGCCGTGACGCTCGGCTATCTCGTCTCGCTCGTCCTCTCCGGCGCCGAGGGCGTCGAATTCTACCCGCAGGTACTCGTCATCACCCTCGTCGGGGCGACGCTCGCCGCGGCCGCCTCCTGGTGGCTCATCGAGCGGTACGCGCCCGCGGTGAACGCCGGGACCGGCCGGATCGGCTTCGTGGTCCTGTGGGGCCACGCCGTCGACGGCGTCGCGAACGTCGTCGGCCTCGACTGGATGACCGCGATCGGCGCCGGCCCGAACCTGATCCCGAAGCACCCGGTGAATCAGTTCGTCGTGGACGTCACCGGCGCGGTGCTGCCGGCGTCGGTGCTCGCCGTCACGGGCGACACCTGGCCGTTCCTCGTCCTGAAGCTCGCCGCGGCGACGTTCGTGCTCTGGGTCTTCGAAGAGGAGATCTTCGAGGAGAGCCCGCGGTACACGATACTGCTCCTCGTCGCGGTCCTCGCGGTCGGACTGGGTCCGGGCACCCGGGATATGCTCCGGGCGACCTTCGGCGTCTGA